One window of Dechloromonas sp. ZY10 genomic DNA carries:
- a CDS encoding cation acetate symporter, with protein MAKTFKQLAALVAMLAAAGAAVAAGADLGQAEKQATNWTAIIMFALFVAGTLYITKWAAAKTKSAADFYTGGGGITGFQNGLAIAGDYMSAASFLGISAAVMANGYDGLIFSIGFLVGWPIITFLMAERLRNLGKFTFADVAAYRFKQTPIRAFAATGTLVVVAFYLIAQMVGAGQLIKLLFGLEYWMAVVIVGVLMMIYVLFGGMTATTWVQIIKAILLLAGASFMAFMVLVKFGFSPEAMFAKAVEIKAALAAKDAKLIEEAAAKGVEVTTLAATKGLSIMGPGTFVKDPISAISFGMALMFGTAGLPHILMRFFTVPDAKEARKSVFWATTWIGYFYILTFIIGFGAICFVLTDPTFLDAKGALKGGGNMAAIHLASAVGGNVFLGFISAVAFATILAVVAGLTLSGASAVSHDLYATVFKNGNADSASELRVSRITTMVLGVIAVVLGIAFEKQNIAFMVSLAFAIAASANFPVLFMSVLWKNCTTKGAVIGGFLGLISSVGLTVVSPSIWEAVMGNPKGSAWFPYTSPALFSMTIGFVGIWLFSILDNSEQAKKERADFADQETRSETGVGAAAASAH; from the coding sequence CTGGTGCCGCAGTCGCTGCTGGCGCTGACCTCGGTCAGGCAGAAAAGCAGGCGACCAACTGGACCGCGATCATCATGTTCGCTCTGTTCGTGGCGGGTACCCTGTACATTACCAAGTGGGCCGCCGCCAAGACCAAGTCGGCTGCTGACTTCTACACCGGTGGTGGCGGTATCACCGGCTTCCAGAACGGTCTGGCGATTGCCGGCGACTACATGTCGGCCGCGTCCTTCCTCGGTATTTCCGCTGCGGTGATGGCCAACGGCTACGATGGTCTGATCTTCTCGATCGGCTTCCTCGTCGGCTGGCCGATCATCACCTTCCTGATGGCAGAGCGTCTGCGCAACCTCGGCAAATTCACCTTTGCTGACGTGGCCGCCTACCGCTTCAAGCAGACCCCGATCCGCGCCTTTGCCGCGACCGGTACGCTGGTGGTGGTTGCCTTCTACCTGATCGCCCAGATGGTCGGTGCCGGCCAGCTGATCAAGCTGCTCTTCGGTCTGGAGTACTGGATGGCGGTGGTCATCGTCGGTGTGCTGATGATGATCTATGTGCTGTTCGGCGGCATGACCGCGACGACCTGGGTGCAGATCATCAAGGCCATCCTGCTGCTGGCCGGTGCGTCCTTCATGGCCTTCATGGTGCTGGTCAAGTTCGGCTTCAGCCCGGAAGCGATGTTCGCCAAGGCCGTCGAAATCAAGGCTGCGCTCGCTGCCAAGGATGCCAAGCTGATCGAAGAAGCTGCTGCCAAGGGTGTTGAAGTCACGACGCTGGCTGCTACCAAAGGTCTGTCGATCATGGGCCCGGGTACCTTCGTGAAGGATCCGATCTCCGCCATCTCCTTCGGTATGGCCCTGATGTTCGGTACCGCCGGTCTGCCGCACATCCTGATGCGCTTCTTCACCGTGCCGGATGCCAAGGAAGCCCGCAAGTCCGTGTTCTGGGCAACCACCTGGATCGGCTACTTCTACATCCTGACCTTCATCATTGGCTTCGGCGCCATCTGCTTCGTGCTGACCGACCCGACCTTCCTGGACGCCAAGGGTGCCCTGAAGGGTGGCGGTAACATGGCGGCTATCCACCTGGCCTCCGCTGTTGGCGGCAACGTCTTCCTCGGCTTCATCTCCGCAGTTGCCTTCGCCACCATCCTGGCTGTGGTTGCCGGTCTGACCCTGTCCGGCGCTTCTGCTGTGTCGCACGACTTGTACGCTACCGTGTTCAAGAACGGCAATGCCGACTCCGCTTCCGAACTGCGTGTTTCCCGCATCACCACCATGGTGCTGGGCGTGATTGCCGTAGTCCTGGGGATCGCCTTCGAAAAGCAGAACATTGCCTTCATGGTCTCGCTGGCCTTCGCGATTGCTGCTTCCGCCAACTTCCCGGTTCTCTTCATGTCCGTGCTGTGGAAGAACTGCACCACCAAGGGTGCCGTGATCGGTGGTTTCCTGGGTCTGATCTCCTCGGTTGGCCTGACCGTGGTTTCCCCGTCGATCTGGGAAGCGGTTATGGGCAATCCGAAGGGCTCCGCCTGGTTCCCCTACACCTCCCCGGCTCTGTTCTCGATGACCATCGGCTTCGTCGGTATCTGGCTGTTCTCGATCCTCGACAACAGCGAGCAGGCCAAGAAGGAGCGTGCTGACTTCGCGGATCAGGAAACCCGTTCCGAAACCGGTGTCGGTGCCGCTGCTGCCAGCGCTCACTAA
- a CDS encoding response regulator, producing the protein MRILLAEDDPIIADGLARSLRQGGYAVDWAANGLDADTALITSSYDLLILDLGLPKLPGLEVLKRLRGRNSQLPVLILTALDGTGDRVRGLDLGADDYMVKPFELAELEARVRALTRRSAGTVPTIVCGALTYDQVGRVAQIHGQALELSAREVGLLEVLLMRMGRLVSKDQLVEHLCGWGEEVSHNAIEVYVHRLRKKLEAGGVKIATVRGLGYCLERPAVE; encoded by the coding sequence ATGCGAATTTTGCTCGCCGAGGATGACCCGATTATCGCCGATGGGTTGGCCCGATCATTGCGGCAGGGGGGGTATGCAGTAGATTGGGCGGCGAATGGTCTGGATGCCGATACGGCCTTGATCACCTCGTCGTATGATTTGCTGATTCTTGATCTGGGCTTGCCGAAGTTGCCCGGGCTTGAGGTGCTCAAGCGTTTGCGCGGCCGTAATTCCCAGTTGCCGGTCCTGATTCTTACCGCGCTGGATGGTACCGGGGACCGGGTTCGCGGTTTGGATCTGGGCGCTGATGACTACATGGTCAAGCCTTTCGAACTGGCCGAACTGGAGGCGCGGGTTCGTGCCTTGACCCGTCGTTCGGCGGGTACCGTCCCGACCATTGTCTGTGGCGCCCTGACGTATGATCAGGTTGGTCGGGTGGCGCAGATTCACGGTCAGGCGCTTGAGCTTTCGGCGCGCGAGGTCGGGCTGCTCGAGGTCTTGTTGATGCGCATGGGGCGTCTGGTCAGCAAGGATCAGCTGGTTGAGCATCTGTGTGGCTGGGGCGAAGAGGTCAGTCACAATGCAATCGAAGTCTATGTGCATCGCCTGCGCAAGAAGCTTGAGGCTGGCGGGGTGAAGATTGCCACCGTGCGCGGTTTGGGATATTGCCTTGAGCGTCCTGCCGTCGAGTGA